A section of the Triticum dicoccoides isolate Atlit2015 ecotype Zavitan chromosome 7A, WEW_v2.0, whole genome shotgun sequence genome encodes:
- the LOC119330174 gene encoding uncharacterized protein LOC119330174, which yields MAKMIAAVIVCVLVLALDITAGILGLQAQAAQNKTKKVTVLFIQCEKPVYKAYQLGLAAAVFLVVAHAVANFLGGCACICSQLEFIRASINRKLAATLIILSWIALIVGFSLLLAGAMSNSKSKTSCGFVHGKTLGLGGIMCFVHAGITVAYYVTATAAAHEIH from the exons atggccaagatgataGCTGCTGTCATTGTCTGCGTGTTAGTTTTAGCCCTGGATATCACTGCTGGCATACTAGGACTTCAGGCCCAGGCTGCACAAAACAAG ACTAAAAAGGTGACAGTGCTCTTCATCCAATGCGAGAAACCTGTGTATAAAGCATACCAGCTAGGGCTCGCGGCAGCAGTGTTCCTGGTAGTTGCTCATGCAGTGGCCAACTTTCTCGGTGGCTGTGCCTGTATCTGCTCTCAGCTGGAGTTCATCCGGGCATCCATCAACAGGAAACTCGCAGCAACTCTTATAATTCTCTCATG GATTGCTCTCATCGTCGGCTTCTCGTTACTGCTTGCTGGGGCCATGTCCAATTCCAAGTCGAAGACATCATGCGGGTTCGTGCACGGCAAGACCCTGGGCCTGGGAGGGATCATGTGCTTCGTCCATGCGGGGATCACAGTCGCCTACTATGTCACCGCCACCGCAGCGGCACACGAAATTCATTAG
- the LOC119330173 gene encoding pentatricopeptide repeat-containing protein At5g50390, chloroplastic-like has protein sequence MELQLTPLRCLPLHYRTTTKATATATTNTVSACSVESQALKPRPQLPRQAPFRSRRRGSPVHLPSLCAAIERLVAEGRHREACDALRDARAGAPFVALPASTYDALVTAASALREAGSAAGVLWHMESSGFQPDQYMWNRVLGMYLVCGMLAEAREVFDGMPTRSRVTWGVMMGGLVDAKRPRGALALFGELWEVGVGAGPRVVVVAVRAATVLGSVHAGRELHCCVAKMGMCEDQYLPCALIDMYSKCGRIDEARRVFDGIPWRSVVAWNTMLAAYSLHGRSEEALDLYHDMCESGAGLDQFTFSTMLRIFSRLGLLEHAKQIHAGLIQSGLQMDIVGNTSLVDLYCKWGQMEDARHVFERMPSRNLISWNALIAGYGYHGMGSKAIEMFERLLAEGIAPNHVTFLGVLNACRFSGFIDKGKRIFQLMTQNPKTKPRAMHYACVIELFGRQGLLDEAYSVIRKSPVTPTANMWGALLTASRMNKNIQLARLAAEQLLAMEPQKVNNYIVLLNLYMNSGKRDEALTVVSTLKRAGLSMSAACSWITVKKKDHRFFFNDSLNPKSSEIYQRLDTLMEVIKELGYVIEEDELLPDILPDEQKTLKMFHSEKLAVAFGLISTSPSAPLTINQSHRLCHDCHNVIKFVTQVTKKEITVRDASRFHHFKLGTCSCGDYW, from the coding sequence ATGGAGCTGCAGCTCACTCCCCTCCGCTGCCTCCCACTCCACTACCGCACCACCACCAAAGCCACGGCCACGGCAACGACCAACACCGTCTCCGCATGCTCGGTGGAATCTCAAGCGCTCAAGCCACGCCCGCAGCTCCCACGGCAGGCGCCCTTCCGCAGCCGCAGGCGCGGCAGCCCCGTCCATCTCCCTTCCCTCTGCGCCGCCATCGAGCGGCTGGTCGCCGAGGGGCGTCACCGGGAGGCTTGCGACGCGCTCCGGGACGCTCGCGCGGGCGCCCCCTTCGTGGCTCTGCCAGCGTCCACCTATGACGCGCTGGTCACGGCCGCCTCCGCGTTGCGGGAGGCCGGTTCCGCGGCAGGGGTACTCTGGCACATGGAGAGCTCCGGGTTCCAGCCCGACCAGTACATGTGGAACCGAGTGCTGGGCATGTATTTGGTGTGCGGGATGCTCGCGGAGGCgcgcgaggtgttcgatggaatgccgacCAGGAGCCGGGTCACCTGGGGGGTGATGATGGGCGGGCTGGTTGATGCGAAGCGTCCCCGTGGGGCGCTGGCGCTGTTCGGGGAGCTCTGGGAGGTGGGTGTGGGTGCTGGGCCGAGGGTTGTCGTGGTGGCCGTCCGTGCGGCCACGGTGTTGGGGTCGGTGCACGCTGGACGGGAGCTGCATTGTTGCGTTGCCAAGATGGGGATGTGCGAGGACCAATACCTGCCATGTGCACTCATCGACATGTATAGTAAGTGCGGGCGGATTGACGAGGCGAGGCGGGTGTTTGATGGGATACCATGGAGGAGTGTCGTGGCGTGGAACACGATGCTGGCAGCATATTCGCTCCATGGGCGCAGTGAGGAGGCATTGGACTTGTACCACGATATGTGCGAGAGTGGTGCCGGCTTGGATCAGTTCACATTCTCGACGATGCTCAGGATTTTCTCTAGGTTGGGTCTGCTGGAGCATGCAAAGCAAATCCATGCGGGCCTGATTCAAAGTGGACTACAAATGGACATTGTCGGGAATACGTCACTTGTTGATCTGTATTGCAAGTGGGGTCAGATGGAAGACGCAAGGCATGTTTTTGAGAGGATGCCTAGCAGGAACCTGATATCATGGAATGCTCTAATAGCAGGGTACGGCTACCATGGCATGGGGAGTAAGGCTATTGAGATGTTTGAAAGACTGCTGGCTGAAGGCATTGCTCCAAACCATGTGACATTTCTAGGAGTACTAAATGCATGTAGGTTTTCTGGCTTTATTGACAAAGGGAAGAGGATTTTCCAATTGATGACCCAAAATCCAAAAAcgaaaccacgtgcaatgcactacGCCTGTGTTATCGAACTTTTTGGGCGGCAGGGGCTACTGGATGAAGCCTATTCAGTGATAAGGAAATCACCGGTCACCCCAACTGCCAACATGTGGGGAGCCTTGCTCACTGCTAGTAGGATGAACAAAAATATTCAGCTTGCTAGACTAGCTGCAGAGCAACTCTTGGCAATGGAACCTCAGAAAGTAAACAATTACATTGTGCTTCTCAACTTGTATATGAACTCTGGGAAACGGGATGAAGCTTTGACTGTAGTAAGCACCTTGAAGAGGGCGGGGTTATCTATGAGTGCTGCTTGTAGCTGGATCACAGTCAAGAAAAAAGATCACAGGTTTTTCTTTAATGAtagtctcaatcccaagagttcagAAATCTACCAAAGGCTAGATACActaatggaggtgataaaagaactTGGTTATGTTATTGAGGAGGATGAATTGCTCCCTGATATTCTCCCTGATGAGCAGAAGACATTGAAAATGTTCCATAGTGAAAAACTCGCAGTTGCTTTTGGCCTTATTAGCACATCTCCATCTGCTCCCTTGACGATCAACCAAAGCCATCGGCTGTGCCATGACTGCCACAATGTAATCAAATTTGTAACACAAGTTACGAAGAAAGAGATTACCGTAAGAGATGCTAGCAGGTTTCATCATTTCAAACTTGGAACATGCTCTTGTGGTGACTACTGGTAG